The Legionella sp. PATHC032 genome has a window encoding:
- a CDS encoding TatD family hydrolase, which translates to MLVDSHCHLNFIDLTHFNNDFSQVINQARKNGVEHFLSVCVELSDYPQLECLAKDYTDISISVGVHPNSEMNYPVTAQMLCELARNPACIAIGETGLDYYRNPTEEAQSLQRDRFREHIKAALITSKPLIIHTRQAADDTLLMIAEEGASQIGGVMHCFAEDLGIAQRAIDLNFYISFSGIVTFKNAVSLQEVASQIPLERILIETDSPYLAPVPHRGKQNHPALVKHVAETIAQLRGMDFQEIAEITTNNFYNCFNIKRQA; encoded by the coding sequence GTGCTAGTAGACTCTCATTGTCATTTAAATTTTATCGATTTAACCCACTTTAATAATGATTTTTCTCAGGTAATTAATCAGGCTCGCAAGAATGGGGTGGAGCATTTCCTGTCTGTATGTGTTGAGTTGAGCGATTATCCTCAATTAGAGTGTTTAGCTAAAGATTATACTGATATTAGCATTTCTGTTGGAGTGCATCCGAACAGTGAAATGAATTATCCTGTTACTGCACAAATGTTATGTGAATTGGCTCGAAATCCTGCTTGTATTGCCATAGGAGAAACAGGGCTTGATTATTATCGTAATCCTACGGAAGAGGCGCAATCTTTACAACGAGATCGCTTCAGAGAACATATCAAGGCGGCACTTATAACTTCCAAGCCGTTAATTATTCATACCAGGCAGGCGGCTGACGATACGTTGCTCATGATAGCTGAGGAAGGGGCTAGTCAGATAGGTGGAGTCATGCATTGTTTTGCTGAAGACTTAGGTATTGCGCAAAGAGCAATTGATTTGAATTTTTATATATCATTTTCTGGAATAGTTACTTTTAAAAATGCTGTTTCCTTGCAAGAAGTGGCCAGTCAGATACCTTTAGAGAGGATATTGATAGAGACAGATTCACCTTATTTGGCTCCAGTCCCACACAGGGGCAAGCAAAATCATCCCGCTTTGGTGAAACATGTTGCAGAAACTATCGCACAACTCAGAGGGATGGACTTCCAAGAGATAGCAGAAATCACTACAAACAATTTTTATAATTGTTTTAATATCAAACGACAAGCATAA
- the mltG gene encoding endolytic transglycosylase MltG has product MQFSRHKKLVILVLSLFFMSFLFLFWNVYRLLYIPIIPKNAAPMIISLDKATSAYQFAYILQDKKLINSAKFFLLIIRFERLSHQLKAGVYQITPGETAMKLLQRVVAGDVITQNFTIIEGSTQQKVDYDLRQANYLKYNPDDWEIVKKNYPSAEGLLLADTYQYQGGSSSKALLEQAHRNLLNYLNISWTNRAANLPYKTPYELLIAASIIEKETAIAQERKLISGVMVNRLKKKMPLQMDPTVIYGLGNQYTGKLTHNDLLIESPYNSYLNRGLPPTPIAMVGKEAIDAAAHPQLSNYLYFVAKGDGTHQFSETYEQQKQAINQYRRKDY; this is encoded by the coding sequence ATGCAATTCTCTAGACATAAAAAACTGGTTATTCTTGTTTTATCTTTGTTTTTTATGTCTTTCTTATTTTTATTTTGGAATGTATATCGCTTACTGTATATACCAATAATTCCGAAAAATGCTGCTCCAATGATTATCTCCTTGGATAAAGCCACATCCGCTTATCAATTTGCCTATATCTTGCAAGATAAAAAATTGATAAATTCTGCAAAATTTTTTCTATTGATTATTCGTTTTGAAAGATTATCGCATCAGTTAAAGGCCGGTGTGTATCAAATCACTCCTGGCGAAACCGCAATGAAATTACTCCAACGAGTAGTTGCTGGTGATGTAATTACACAAAATTTTACGATCATCGAAGGATCTACACAGCAGAAAGTTGATTATGACCTAAGGCAAGCTAATTATTTGAAATACAATCCAGATGATTGGGAAATAGTAAAAAAAAATTATCCGAGTGCAGAAGGACTACTACTTGCGGATACTTATCAATATCAAGGCGGAAGTAGTAGTAAGGCATTATTAGAGCAAGCCCATCGTAATTTATTAAATTATCTTAATATCAGTTGGACAAACAGAGCAGCAAATTTGCCTTATAAAACTCCCTATGAGTTATTGATTGCTGCGTCAATTATTGAAAAAGAAACTGCGATTGCGCAAGAAAGAAAGTTGATCTCTGGTGTGATGGTGAACAGATTAAAGAAAAAAATGCCATTACAAATGGATCCTACGGTTATCTATGGGCTTGGAAATCAATATACAGGAAAATTAACACATAATGATTTGCTAATTGAATCACCATATAATTCTTATTTGAACAGAGGATTGCCTCCCACCCCAATAGCCATGGTTGGCAAAGAGGCAATAGATGCTGCTGCACATCCGCAATTATCCAATTATTTATACTTTGTTGCCAAAGGGGATGGTACTCATCAATTCTCCGAAACCTATGAGCAACAAAAACAAGCAATTAACCAATACAGACGCAAGGATTATTAA
- a CDS encoding DNA polymerase III subunit delta' yields the protein MMTYQEQWQKMQMALAIGRIPQAMLFWGSLHCGLIEFTTQVIKLLLCKIKLKEPCLTCMDCQMIERFEHPDVEWIKPERSGGIIKIDQIRELQSAAFLTPQRANHKFIIIESAESMNIAASNALLKILEEPAKHTIFILLAQQIGNIPPTILSRCQMTQFAVFDELSCNNLFALGECYTRESNRTMVLKHSESILEGLIAIIELREHPCTLAARWIQYELSAFLWFLSLVYSQLQYMYLFQVAYSGTLTKQLNKLSSLLNPVMIFAQIDKTNALLRKLSHNMNINHTLVLEDLLFSLVADY from the coding sequence ATGATGACTTATCAAGAACAATGGCAGAAAATGCAAATGGCATTAGCGATAGGGCGAATTCCTCAAGCCATGCTATTTTGGGGTTCTTTGCATTGTGGTCTTATAGAGTTTACAACTCAAGTGATCAAATTACTCTTGTGTAAAATAAAACTTAAAGAACCTTGTTTGACTTGCATGGATTGCCAAATGATAGAGCGTTTTGAGCATCCGGATGTAGAATGGATTAAGCCTGAGAGAAGCGGTGGAATTATTAAAATTGATCAAATCAGAGAATTGCAGAGCGCGGCGTTTCTAACACCACAGAGGGCGAATCATAAATTTATAATTATCGAATCAGCTGAATCGATGAATATTGCCGCATCAAATGCCTTATTGAAAATTCTGGAAGAGCCAGCGAAACATACTATTTTTATTTTGTTAGCTCAGCAAATTGGCAATATACCACCTACTATATTGAGCCGATGCCAAATGACGCAATTTGCTGTTTTTGATGAATTGTCTTGCAACAATTTATTTGCTTTAGGAGAGTGCTATACCCGGGAATCGAATAGAACAATGGTTCTCAAGCATTCAGAATCCATTTTAGAAGGCTTAATTGCAATTATTGAGCTAAGAGAACATCCATGTACTTTGGCTGCTCGATGGATTCAATATGAATTAAGTGCTTTTTTGTGGTTTTTATCTTTGGTTTATTCTCAACTACAGTATATGTATTTGTTTCAAGTGGCTTATTCTGGTACGTTAACAAAACAATTAAATAAGCTATCCTCATTACTCAATCCGGTTATGATTTTTGCTCAAATAGATAAAACCAACGCTTTGTTAAGAAAATTAAGCCATAATATGAATATAAATCATACATTGGTCTTGGAAGATTTATTATTTTCTTTGGTTGCTGATTATTAA
- a CDS encoding anhydro-N-acetylmuramic acid kinase, which yields MSLYIGLMSGTSMDGIDAALLELPSNQLIHGITKQYSDDVRRNLDDLIMGKHLTLTSICQLNTLIGREFAEAARQLLIEINVHTKEIQAIGSHGQTVCHDTSGKIPYTLQLGCGHTISSLTGITVVADFRTRDLVNGGQGAPFAPLYHQQIFSKVNEPVAVVNIGGIANVTLIAKNQLTTGWDIGPGNCLMDAWIYKNKRALFDKSGAWASEGEVIHPLLEHLLQDPFFHLDSPKSIGKEYFSLSWLQKHLKPDYTPANIQATLLALTAHTIAETILNTSNEVKQLYLCGGGAHNTHLKETLASLLPGMTVKSIADLGISPDYLEAMMFAWLAAQTINQIPVDLTSITGAKGIAILGAVYPIIKSY from the coding sequence ATGAGTTTATATATAGGTTTGATGTCAGGTACCAGTATGGATGGCATTGATGCTGCTTTGCTGGAGCTTCCTTCCAATCAATTGATTCACGGGATTACCAAACAATACAGTGATGACGTCAGGAGAAACCTTGATGATTTAATTATGGGTAAGCATTTAACCCTAACTTCGATTTGCCAACTGAACACTCTAATTGGCAGGGAGTTTGCTGAAGCAGCTCGCCAACTCTTGATTGAAATAAATGTACATACAAAGGAAATTCAGGCTATTGGCAGTCATGGTCAAACAGTCTGCCATGACACAAGTGGAAAAATTCCATATACTTTGCAGCTTGGTTGTGGTCATACGATTTCCTCCCTAACTGGCATTACTGTTGTAGCCGATTTTAGAACAAGAGATTTGGTTAATGGCGGTCAAGGTGCGCCTTTTGCTCCTCTTTACCATCAACAGATATTTTCTAAAGTGAATGAGCCTGTTGCTGTTGTTAACATTGGTGGTATTGCTAATGTTACTTTGATTGCAAAGAACCAATTAACTACAGGTTGGGATATAGGACCAGGCAATTGCCTCATGGATGCCTGGATTTATAAGAACAAAAGAGCTCTCTTTGATAAAAGTGGTGCTTGGGCAAGCGAAGGTGAAGTGATTCATCCTCTACTTGAACATTTGTTACAAGATCCATTTTTCCATTTGGATTCGCCTAAAAGTATAGGAAAAGAATATTTTTCTTTATCCTGGCTACAAAAACATTTAAAACCGGATTATACACCAGCAAATATTCAGGCTACCTTGTTGGCGCTTACAGCCCATACTATAGCTGAAACGATATTGAATACATCAAATGAAGTCAAACAATTATATCTCTGCGGAGGAGGGGCTCATAATACGCATTTGAAAGAGACTTTAGCCAGTCTATTGCCTGGGATGACAGTAAAAAGTATAGCAGACTTAGGGATTAGTCCCGATTATCTTGAAGCAATGATGTTTGCATGGTTAGCAGCACAGACTATCAACCAAATCCCTGTCGACTTAACCTCAATAACAGGAGCTAAAGGTATTGCAATTTTGGGCGCAGTGTACCCTATAATAAAATCATATTGA
- the tmk gene encoding dTMP kinase: MSSLTGKLIVIEGLEGAGKSTAVSLVVELLSQKKISTITTREPGGTTIGEILRNIIKNPEYNNVLDDRSELLLLYAARIQLIEQVIKPALSQGQWVIADRFELSTLAYQGGGRKMDMRIINELSNFCLKGFKPDLTLYLDINPELGMERAKSRGKFDRIEQESIEFFHRIYNTYHILAKQNPEIIVIDATRSLEEVQFSIQSAIEEFIEHNL; this comes from the coding sequence ATGTCATCGTTAACCGGGAAGTTGATAGTTATTGAAGGTTTGGAGGGAGCAGGAAAATCTACAGCTGTCAGTTTAGTTGTTGAACTGTTATCCCAAAAAAAAATCAGTACTATAACAACGAGAGAGCCCGGAGGAACAACAATAGGTGAAATTTTAAGAAATATTATCAAAAATCCAGAGTACAATAATGTTCTGGATGATAGAAGCGAATTACTTCTCCTGTACGCTGCAAGAATACAATTGATTGAGCAAGTGATTAAACCGGCTTTAAGTCAGGGTCAGTGGGTCATAGCTGATCGATTTGAGCTTTCCACTCTAGCTTATCAGGGAGGTGGTCGCAAAATGGATATGCGGATTATTAATGAGCTATCGAATTTCTGTTTAAAAGGATTCAAACCTGATCTCACTTTATACTTAGACATTAATCCTGAGCTAGGTATGGAAAGAGCCAAATCAAGGGGAAAATTTGACAGGATTGAGCAGGAATCAATTGAATTTTTTCATAGAATATATAATACATATCATATTCTTGCTAAACAAAATCCGGAAATTATTGTGATTGATGCTACCAGGTCTTTGGAGGAGGTTCAATTTTCCATTCAATCAGCAATCGAGGAGTTTATAGAGCATAACCTATGA
- a CDS encoding MFS transporter, with translation MTAHYNIASNSGARNTLATSYFIFFLAASFYLYEFILQVAPSVMAESMMKTFGVTGQGFGVISAFYFYAYAPTQLPAGVLYDRYGPRKLMTFAIVLCAFGSAFFASTDSVFTACIGRFLIGIGSAFSFIGVLVLISRWFPPYYFAILAGVAQLMSSVGAMFGEMPLAALIDLVGWRSASFILAGVGFLLAILFWVFIRDYPHQQNQTIPDHYLRDEWKRLVAVCKHAYTWIIGGYAFAIWTPIAVFAALWGVPFLQEKFQVSVVAASGLCSMIWLGIGVGSPLLGWLSDKLESRRIALIISAVLGLIATLIILYWSELSYNWAYIVLFVLGLGAGGQTVSFAVVKENNTPELVGTASGFNNLSVLIGGAIFQPLVGYILQQTGSWRIVNGAHVYSISSYQTALLVMPVCFLASLLIAIFLLKESHPARRI, from the coding sequence TTGACCGCACATTACAACATCGCTTCAAACAGTGGAGCAAGAAATACACTTGCAACGTCTTATTTTATTTTTTTTCTGGCCGCTTCATTCTATTTGTATGAATTCATATTACAAGTCGCGCCAAGCGTTATGGCCGAGTCGATGATGAAAACTTTTGGGGTGACTGGCCAAGGCTTTGGTGTCATTTCAGCTTTTTATTTTTATGCTTATGCCCCTACGCAATTGCCAGCAGGAGTTTTATACGATAGATATGGCCCACGCAAGTTAATGACTTTTGCCATCGTTTTGTGTGCATTTGGTTCTGCCTTTTTTGCTTCCACAGACAGTGTGTTTACGGCTTGTATAGGCAGGTTTTTGATAGGAATAGGCTCTGCATTTTCTTTTATTGGCGTTTTGGTACTTATTTCACGATGGTTCCCCCCTTATTATTTTGCAATTCTCGCAGGAGTAGCGCAGTTGATGAGTTCAGTAGGCGCTATGTTCGGGGAAATGCCTTTGGCAGCTTTGATTGATTTGGTTGGATGGAGAAGTGCAAGTTTTATTTTAGCAGGTGTTGGATTTCTCTTGGCTATTTTATTTTGGGTATTTATTCGTGATTATCCTCATCAGCAAAATCAGACAATACCCGATCATTATTTAAGAGATGAATGGAAGCGCTTAGTTGCTGTATGTAAACATGCTTATACCTGGATCATTGGCGGTTACGCTTTTGCAATTTGGACTCCTATTGCTGTATTTGCTGCACTTTGGGGGGTTCCTTTTTTGCAGGAAAAATTTCAAGTAAGCGTAGTGGCTGCCTCAGGCTTATGCAGTATGATTTGGCTAGGCATTGGTGTTGGCAGTCCATTATTAGGTTGGCTGAGTGATAAATTGGAGAGTCGTCGTATTGCATTGATTATCAGTGCGGTTTTGGGGTTGATTGCAACTCTGATTATCCTTTATTGGTCTGAATTATCTTATAATTGGGCTTATATTGTCTTGTTCGTTTTAGGATTAGGTGCTGGAGGACAGACGGTAAGTTTTGCAGTAGTTAAAGAAAATAATACACCTGAATTAGTTGGCACAGCATCTGGATTTAATAATTTGTCTGTACTAATTGGTGGTGCTATTTTCCAGCCTCTTGTTGGTTATATTTTGCAACAGACTGGATCATGGCGAATTGTCAATGGCGCTCATGTATACAGCATATCGAGTTATCAGACTGCATTGTTAGTTATGCCTGTATGTTTCCTTGCCAGTTTACTTATTGCCATTTTTTTGCTTAAGGAATCGCATCCTGCGCGCAGAATTTAA
- the acpP gene encoding acyl carrier protein, with product MSTVEERVRKIVVEQLGVKEEELKNDASFVDDLGADSLDTVELVMALEEEFETEIPDEKAEKITTIQEAIDYIESNLNKEEA from the coding sequence ATGAGTACAGTTGAAGAGCGTGTTCGCAAAATTGTTGTTGAACAATTGGGTGTTAAAGAAGAAGAATTAAAAAATGATGCATCCTTTGTTGATGATTTAGGTGCTGATTCACTGGATACAGTAGAATTGGTTATGGCTCTTGAAGAAGAATTTGAAACAGAAATTCCTGATGAAAAAGCTGAGAAAATTACTACAATTCAAGAAGCAATTGATTATATTGAATCTAACTTAAATAAAGAAGAAGCTTAA
- a CDS encoding PilZ domain-containing protein → MTEKPQLINCSFPNEASLYMAYMPFVKGGGLFIRTQHVYSLGQSLELSVKLLNENEPYLVAGKIVWITPKGAQGNKPPGIGIQFTGENSRYLCNKIETYLAGMLKSCQVTDTI, encoded by the coding sequence ATGACCGAAAAACCACAGCTTATAAATTGCTCATTTCCCAATGAAGCATCTTTATATATGGCGTATATGCCTTTTGTGAAAGGTGGCGGTCTTTTTATAAGAACTCAACACGTTTATTCTTTAGGGCAGTCACTTGAATTATCGGTTAAATTACTCAATGAAAATGAACCTTATTTAGTCGCTGGTAAAATAGTCTGGATTACTCCTAAAGGTGCGCAAGGTAATAAGCCGCCGGGAATTGGTATTCAATTTACTGGTGAAAATAGCCGTTATCTATGTAACAAGATAGAAACTTATTTGGCAGGAATGCTAAAATCATGTCAGGTTACAGATACTATTTAG
- the fabG gene encoding 3-oxoacyl-ACP reductase FabG, with product MINLEGKIALVTGASRGIGRAVAEKLARNGAFVFGTATTEQGAASINSFFEKEKLAGKGIVLDVTSTEQVENLMSTLSDNDQCPSILVNNAGITADNLLLRMDDEEWYKVIETNLNSIYRMTKACLKPMFRARWGRIISIGSVVGASGNSGQVNYTAAKAGVIGFSKSLAQEIGSRGITVNVVAPGFIDTDMTTALPDMVKEEMLKRIPMRKLGQPEDVADAVAFLASDSAKYITGETIHVNGGMYMS from the coding sequence ATGATCAATTTAGAAGGTAAAATTGCATTAGTTACTGGTGCCAGCCGTGGTATCGGTCGTGCTGTTGCCGAGAAATTGGCAAGAAATGGTGCCTTTGTTTTTGGAACAGCAACCACTGAACAAGGTGCTGCTTCTATTAATTCTTTTTTTGAAAAAGAAAAATTGGCTGGTAAAGGAATCGTTTTAGATGTAACCAGCACTGAGCAAGTAGAAAATTTGATGTCTACCTTGTCTGATAATGATCAGTGTCCTTCCATTCTTGTTAATAATGCCGGTATTACTGCGGATAACCTGTTATTGCGTATGGATGATGAGGAATGGTACAAAGTAATAGAAACAAATTTAAATTCTATTTATAGAATGACTAAAGCTTGCTTAAAACCTATGTTCAGAGCACGTTGGGGAAGAATAATTTCTATAGGTTCTGTTGTAGGCGCTAGTGGCAATTCTGGGCAGGTAAACTATACTGCAGCCAAGGCTGGAGTTATTGGTTTTTCCAAATCTTTGGCACAGGAAATTGGCAGTAGAGGAATAACTGTAAACGTGGTAGCCCCCGGCTTTATCGACACAGATATGACTACCGCATTGCCTGATATGGTGAAAGAAGAAATGTTAAAAAGAATTCCCATGCGTAAGCTGGGCCAGCCAGAAGATGTTGCTGATGCTGTAGCTTTTTTAGCATCAGACAGCGCAAAATATATCACAGGTGAAACAATTCATGTCAATGGCGGTATGTATATGAGTTAA
- a CDS encoding MFS transporter, translated as MSEPLIKISHRQAIIFACFLVLYEFLTYIANDMIMPGMINVVKSFNAHESVVATSLTVYVLGGASLQLILGPLSDAYGRRPMMLIGSCLFFLFTLLIASSHSMNQFLIARFFQGMGLCFIGVIGYATIQEIFEEMDAIRLIAIMANAAILAPLLGPLLGAIIIHYASWRLIFVIIALGALLAYWGLWRFMPEPIGEIKKDGQVIPKTPFSLNSITQNYKALLSNPAFCFSAIAEGLVGIPCIAWIALAPIILIAEAKLTVIQYGLWQLPIFGATILGNWCLHHFTYKYKIERIIFIGCIIMVVGLALTALLPYFYGNNYLYLIPGIIVYFFSLSVINAPLNRYCLFVTSVSKGTASALISLSIMIIGAIGIEIANLFYQNHNNLYFALYCNAVGLLFLIFISLTFFTGTPKKSVIHDDASSNMSNS; from the coding sequence ATGTCTGAACCACTAATTAAAATTTCACACAGACAGGCCATTATCTTTGCTTGCTTCTTAGTTTTATATGAATTTTTGACTTATATAGCCAATGACATGATCATGCCAGGTATGATCAATGTTGTTAAATCATTCAACGCACATGAAAGCGTTGTTGCCACCTCGCTGACTGTCTATGTACTGGGAGGAGCCAGTTTGCAGCTCATACTTGGCCCGCTATCAGATGCTTATGGCAGAAGACCTATGATGTTAATAGGATCATGCTTGTTTTTTCTGTTCACTCTTTTAATTGCAAGCTCACACTCCATGAATCAATTTTTAATCGCCCGATTTTTCCAAGGAATGGGATTGTGCTTCATCGGTGTAATAGGTTATGCAACCATTCAAGAAATATTTGAGGAAATGGACGCTATTCGATTAATTGCAATCATGGCTAATGCTGCAATATTAGCTCCATTGTTAGGGCCACTATTGGGAGCCATAATCATTCATTATGCATCCTGGCGTTTAATTTTTGTTATTATCGCTTTGGGGGCACTTTTGGCCTATTGGGGATTATGGCGATTTATGCCAGAACCGATAGGAGAAATAAAAAAAGACGGTCAGGTTATACCGAAAACACCGTTCTCACTGAACTCCATAACTCAAAATTATAAAGCATTATTATCTAATCCTGCCTTTTGTTTTAGTGCAATAGCAGAAGGCCTTGTAGGGATCCCCTGTATCGCCTGGATTGCTCTGGCGCCAATCATATTAATTGCTGAAGCAAAATTGACTGTAATCCAATATGGTCTTTGGCAACTACCCATCTTTGGGGCAACAATTTTGGGAAACTGGTGCTTACATCATTTCACTTATAAATATAAAATCGAGAGAATTATTTTTATTGGTTGCATTATAATGGTTGTAGGACTTGCTCTAACTGCTCTCCTCCCTTATTTTTATGGCAATAATTATTTGTATTTGATCCCTGGAATCATAGTTTACTTCTTCTCATTGAGTGTGATTAATGCCCCGTTGAACAGGTATTGTTTATTTGTGACTTCTGTAAGCAAGGGAACAGCATCTGCATTAATCAGCCTAAGCATTATGATCATTGGGGCTATTGGAATAGAAATAGCTAACCTGTTTTATCAAAATCACAATAATCTGTATTTCGCCCTCTATTGTAATGCCGTTGGATTATTATTTTTAATCTTTATAAGTTTAACCTTTTTTACAGGAACTCCCAAGAAGTCTGTGATTCATGATGACGCGAGTAGTAATATGTCTAACTCTTAA
- the fabF gene encoding beta-ketoacyl-ACP synthase II — MNSRRVVITGMGMLTPVGLNVEETWRNILAGVSGVGLVEDFDTTEYPTKIWAKVKNFNVENHMPIKDARKMDVFTQYGMAAADEAMLDSGLKIDEVLSRRIGVAVGAGIGGIQTITNNQDKLVAGGPRKVSPFFIPAGIINMVAGQISIKHNLKGPNISVVTACTTGTHNIGLAGRIIAYGDADVMICGGAEMTTTPLCLAGFSAVRSLSKRNDEPEKASRPWDKDRDGFVMGEGAGILVLEEYEHAKARGAKIYAELVGFGMSGDAYHITAPDEDADGASRAMEAAIQDAGIDPRQVDYINAHGTSTYLNDLNETKAIKRVFQNHAYDLAVSSTKSMTGHLLGAAGAVEAIISILAIRDQVAPPTINLDNPDEGCDLNYVAHVPQSRTINYVLSNSLGFGGTNGSLLFKRI; from the coding sequence TTGAATAGTCGGCGTGTGGTTATTACCGGCATGGGTATGCTTACTCCTGTCGGACTTAATGTAGAAGAAACTTGGCGAAATATTCTAGCTGGGGTTAGCGGGGTAGGTCTGGTAGAGGATTTTGATACTACTGAATACCCAACTAAAATTTGGGCTAAAGTCAAGAATTTTAATGTTGAGAATCACATGCCAATTAAAGACGCCCGTAAAATGGATGTCTTTACACAATACGGAATGGCTGCTGCTGATGAAGCGATGCTTGATTCGGGTTTAAAAATTGATGAAGTCTTATCTCGTCGAATCGGTGTCGCAGTGGGGGCAGGTATTGGTGGTATTCAAACAATTACAAATAACCAGGATAAACTGGTTGCAGGTGGACCGCGTAAGGTTTCGCCATTTTTTATTCCGGCAGGTATTATTAACATGGTTGCTGGACAGATTTCTATTAAGCATAATTTAAAAGGACCTAATATTTCGGTTGTGACTGCATGTACTACCGGAACACATAATATCGGGCTAGCCGGGCGTATCATTGCTTATGGCGATGCCGATGTCATGATTTGTGGTGGAGCGGAAATGACTACAACACCACTTTGTCTTGCCGGGTTTTCAGCAGTAAGATCTTTATCCAAGCGGAATGATGAGCCTGAAAAAGCCTCAAGGCCTTGGGATAAGGATAGAGACGGCTTTGTTATGGGTGAAGGTGCTGGTATTTTGGTGTTAGAAGAATATGAACATGCTAAAGCCCGTGGAGCCAAAATTTATGCTGAACTGGTAGGTTTTGGTATGTCAGGAGATGCTTATCATATTACAGCACCCGATGAAGATGCCGATGGAGCTTCACGAGCCATGGAAGCAGCTATCCAGGATGCTGGTATTGATCCTAGACAGGTTGATTATATTAATGCTCATGGTACATCGACTTATTTAAACGATTTAAATGAAACAAAAGCTATTAAGCGTGTTTTCCAGAATCATGCTTATGATTTGGCAGTCAGCTCAACCAAATCCATGACCGGCCATTTGCTTGGAGCTGCAGGCGCAGTAGAGGCAATTATCAGTATTTTAGCTATAAGAGATCAGGTTGCTCCACCTACAATTAATTTGGATAATCCTGATGAAGGCTGTGATTTGAATTATGTAGCACATGTACCACAAAGCAGAACAATTAATTATGTTCTAAGTAATTCACTTGGTTTTGGTGGGACAAACGGTAGCTTACTATTCAAGCGAATCTAA